From one Agrobacterium fabrum str. C58 genomic stretch:
- a CDS encoding helix-turn-helix domain-containing protein yields MDEIEGGILSSVPPAALNLNLTRATIKMEHSRTWQIDKSNPVDDLIICLEGRGHYLVDGEARVLEPGDAMLIFRGQRFVGWNEQAVIYRGVAQHFNLDIYGRHNLIAQMDLKPKVRLSRWSLLEPLVRHYRQSAPPSSVTLGQHHLFMVLLIAFIDDAFLGWVDRPSFQPEGTEGLDLAVMKAITMISANPLDPEIAGRATDAAPYNRDYFLREFQKRVGRTPRKYQEFKRMERAMHFLEAGLSVSAAAAEVGYGDPYYFSRMFKRTLGLSPRDHMNRIRRSRHGNLMAFDEHEQQRLLAAEMEKAPA; encoded by the coding sequence ATGGACGAAATCGAAGGTGGCATTCTGTCATCCGTTCCGCCCGCGGCGCTCAACCTCAATCTCACGCGTGCGACGATCAAGATGGAGCATTCGCGCACCTGGCAGATCGACAAATCCAACCCGGTGGACGATCTCATCATCTGCCTGGAAGGGCGCGGGCATTATCTCGTGGATGGTGAAGCACGGGTGCTGGAGCCGGGTGACGCCATGCTGATTTTCAGGGGGCAGCGCTTCGTCGGCTGGAACGAGCAGGCCGTGATCTATCGCGGCGTGGCGCAGCACTTCAACCTCGATATTTACGGCCGCCACAACCTGATCGCGCAGATGGACCTGAAACCAAAGGTGAGGCTTAGCCGCTGGTCGTTGCTGGAGCCACTCGTTCGCCACTACCGGCAGAGCGCCCCGCCCTCCTCCGTGACACTCGGCCAGCACCATCTTTTCATGGTGCTGCTGATTGCCTTTATTGACGATGCCTTTCTTGGATGGGTGGACCGCCCGAGTTTCCAGCCGGAGGGCACGGAAGGCCTCGACCTTGCGGTGATGAAGGCGATCACGATGATTTCGGCCAATCCGCTCGACCCTGAAATTGCCGGCAGGGCGACCGACGCAGCCCCCTATAATCGCGATTATTTCCTGCGGGAATTCCAGAAGCGGGTCGGTCGGACGCCGCGCAAATACCAGGAATTCAAGCGTATGGAACGCGCCATGCATTTTCTCGAGGCGGGGCTTTCGGTCTCGGCAGCCGCCGCCGAGGTGGGTTATGGCGACCCCTATTATTTCTCACGGATGTTCAAGCGTACATTGGGCTTAAGTCCGCGCGACCACATGAACCGGATACGCCGCAGCCGGCACGGCAATCTCATGGCGTTTGACGAACACGAACAGCAAAGGCTGCTTGCCGCTGAAATGGAAAAGGCCCCGGCATAG
- a CDS encoding D-galactarolactone isomerase yields MSELVRKLSGTAPNPAFPRGAVDTQMHMYLPGYPALPGGPGLPPGALPGPEDYRRLMQWLGIDRVIITQGNAHQRDNGNTLACVAEMGEAAHAVVIIDATTTEKDMEKLTAAGTVGARIMDLPGGAVNLSELDAVDERAHAADWMVAVQFDGNGLLDHLPRLQKIRSRWVFDHHGKFFKGIRTDGPEMAALLKLIDRGNLWFKFAGVYESSRKSWPYADVAAFSRVIAAHAPERIVWGTNWPHNSVRETAAYPDDARLAELTLGWLPDEAARHRALVENPEALFKLSPVKAT; encoded by the coding sequence ATGAGCGAACTCGTCAGAAAACTGAGCGGCACAGCGCCGAACCCCGCCTTTCCGAGAGGCGCGGTGGATACGCAGATGCACATGTATCTGCCCGGCTATCCTGCCTTGCCGGGTGGTCCTGGCCTGCCGCCGGGCGCTCTGCCGGGGCCGGAGGATTATCGTCGCCTCATGCAATGGCTCGGCATAGACCGGGTCATCATCACGCAGGGCAACGCCCATCAGCGCGATAATGGCAACACACTGGCTTGCGTTGCCGAAATGGGCGAGGCGGCCCACGCCGTTGTCATCATCGATGCGACCACGACCGAAAAGGACATGGAAAAGCTCACCGCCGCCGGTACGGTCGGCGCGCGTATCATGGATTTGCCGGGCGGCGCGGTGAACCTGTCCGAATTGGACGCGGTGGACGAGCGGGCACATGCGGCCGACTGGATGGTGGCAGTGCAGTTCGACGGCAACGGTCTTCTCGATCATCTGCCGCGCCTTCAGAAAATCCGCTCCCGCTGGGTGTTTGATCATCACGGCAAGTTTTTCAAGGGCATCAGGACGGATGGGCCGGAAATGGCGGCCCTTCTGAAGCTCATCGACCGAGGCAATCTCTGGTTCAAATTCGCTGGCGTTTATGAAAGCTCCCGCAAAAGCTGGCCCTATGCCGATGTCGCCGCCTTTTCGCGGGTGATCGCCGCCCATGCGCCGGAGCGCATCGTCTGGGGCACCAACTGGCCGCATAATTCGGTGCGCGAGACGGCGGCCTATCCCGACGATGCCCGTCTTGCGGAACTGACGCTCGGCTGGCTGCCGGATGAGGCGGCGCGTCATCGGGCGCTGGTCGAAAACCCGGAAGCGCTGTTCAAGCTGTCGCCGGTCAAGGCGACCTAG
- the kduD gene encoding 2-dehydro-3-deoxy-D-gluconate 5-dehydrogenase KduD, with amino-acid sequence MKNPFSLEGRKALVTGANTGLGQAIAVGLAAAGAEVVCAARRAPDETLDIIAKDGGNASALLIDFADPLAAKDSFTDAGFDILVNNAGIIRRADSVEFSELDWDEVMDVNLKALFFTTQAFAKELLAKGRSGKVVNIASLLSFQGGIRVPSYTAAKHGVAGLTKLLANEWAAKGINVNAIAPGYIETNNTEALRADAARNKAILERIPAGRWGHSEDIAGAAVFLSSAAADYVHGAILNVDGGWLAR; translated from the coding sequence ATGAAAAATCCCTTTTCGCTTGAGGGCCGCAAGGCGCTCGTAACGGGCGCGAATACGGGGCTTGGCCAGGCGATTGCGGTGGGTCTTGCCGCTGCCGGTGCGGAGGTGGTCTGCGCCGCTCGCCGTGCGCCGGACGAAACGCTTGATATCATCGCAAAAGACGGCGGCAATGCGAGTGCGCTGCTCATCGATTTTGCCGATCCGCTGGCGGCGAAGGATAGCTTTACCGACGCCGGTTTCGATATTCTCGTCAACAATGCCGGCATCATCCGCCGCGCCGATTCCGTCGAGTTTTCCGAACTCGACTGGGACGAGGTGATGGACGTCAATCTCAAGGCGCTGTTTTTCACCACGCAGGCCTTCGCGAAGGAGCTTTTGGCGAAAGGTCGGTCCGGCAAGGTGGTCAATATAGCCTCGCTCCTGTCGTTTCAGGGCGGCATTCGTGTGCCGTCCTACACCGCGGCGAAACATGGCGTTGCAGGTCTCACCAAGCTTCTGGCGAATGAATGGGCGGCAAAGGGCATCAATGTGAACGCTATTGCACCCGGTTACATCGAAACCAACAATACCGAGGCGCTGCGCGCCGATGCAGCCCGCAACAAGGCCATTCTGGAGCGTATTCCGGCCGGCCGCTGGGGGCATTCGGAAGACATTGCCGGGGCGGCGGTTTTCCTGTCATCTGCGGCGGCAGATTATGTGCATGGCGCTATTCTCAACGTCGATGGCGGCTGGCTGGCGCGCTGA
- a CDS encoding carbohydrate ABC transporter permease — protein MKSQRFLGLGYLTPYIVGLLVFTAIPFLGSLYLSFTRYDLMSDPTWAGLANYERLFTRDRTFMKSLNVTLFYVFLTVPLKLAFALFIAAILNYKLQFINFFRTAFYVPSILGGSIAIAVLWRYIFASEGLANMALAAIGLSPVDWFGDPGNALFTITLLRCWQFGSAMVIFLAALQSIDKSLYEAAAIDGAGKVKTFFFITLPLLTPVIFFNLIMQMVQAFQEFNGPYIITQGGPLKSTYLLPLYIYDEAFKKFNMGYASAIAWVLFTIITVLTLVAFWSSKKWVYYAGDKRN, from the coding sequence ATGAAATCTCAGCGCTTCCTGGGGCTGGGATATCTGACGCCCTATATCGTCGGGCTGCTGGTCTTCACCGCAATCCCTTTCCTTGGCTCCCTTTATCTCAGCTTTACCCGTTACGACCTGATGAGCGATCCCACATGGGCGGGGCTTGCCAATTACGAACGGCTGTTCACCCGCGACCGTACCTTCATGAAGTCGCTGAACGTCACCCTGTTCTACGTGTTCCTGACGGTGCCGCTGAAGCTTGCCTTTGCCCTCTTCATTGCGGCGATCCTCAATTACAAGCTGCAATTCATCAACTTCTTCCGCACTGCCTTTTATGTGCCATCCATCCTTGGAGGCTCGATTGCGATTGCCGTTCTGTGGCGTTATATCTTCGCGAGCGAAGGGCTGGCCAACATGGCGCTGGCGGCAATCGGCCTGTCACCCGTCGACTGGTTCGGCGATCCGGGCAATGCGCTTTTCACCATCACGCTGCTGCGCTGCTGGCAGTTCGGTTCGGCCATGGTGATCTTCCTCGCCGCGCTGCAATCCATCGACAAGTCGCTTTATGAAGCGGCCGCCATTGATGGCGCGGGCAAGGTGAAGACCTTCTTCTTCATCACGCTTCCCCTGCTGACACCGGTGATCTTCTTCAACCTCATCATGCAGATGGTACAGGCGTTTCAGGAGTTTAACGGTCCTTACATCATCACCCAGGGCGGGCCGCTGAAGTCCACTTACCTCTTGCCTCTCTACATCTACGACGAGGCCTTCAAGAAGTTCAACATGGGTTATGCCTCCGCCATTGCCTGGGTGCTCTTCACCATCATCACCGTGCTGACCCTCGTCGCCTTCTGGTCGTCGAAGAAGTGGGTCTATTACGCCGGCGACAAGCGGAACTGA
- the kdgD gene encoding 5-dehydro-4-deoxyglucarate dehydratase, giving the protein MNPEQIKTALGSGLLSFPVTHFDAEGRFAADSYREHVEWLAGYKAPVLFAAGGTGEFFSLKPDEIPTIVAAAKEVAGETAIVSGCGYGTEIAVDIARSVEKVGADGILLLPHYLIDAPQEGLYAHIKKVCQSVGIGVMVYNRDNSVLQADTLARLCDECPNLVGFKDGTGDIGLVRQITAKMGDRLMYLGGMPTAELFAEAYLGAGFTTYSSAVFNFVPGLANEFYAALRAGERATCERILVDFFYPFMAIRNRAKGYAVSAVKAGVRLQGFNAGPVRAPLKDLTNEEIGMLEALIGTHKRKA; this is encoded by the coding sequence ATGAACCCTGAACAAATCAAGACGGCGCTCGGCTCCGGTCTTTTGTCTTTCCCGGTCACCCATTTCGATGCCGAGGGTCGTTTTGCGGCAGATAGCTACAGGGAGCATGTCGAATGGCTCGCCGGTTACAAGGCTCCGGTGCTGTTTGCCGCTGGCGGCACGGGCGAGTTCTTCTCGCTGAAGCCGGATGAAATCCCAACGATCGTTGCCGCCGCCAAGGAAGTGGCCGGCGAAACGGCCATCGTGTCCGGCTGTGGTTACGGCACCGAGATCGCCGTCGATATCGCCCGCTCCGTCGAAAAGGTCGGTGCCGATGGTATCCTGCTTCTGCCGCATTACCTCATCGATGCGCCGCAGGAAGGGCTTTACGCCCACATCAAGAAGGTTTGTCAGTCGGTCGGCATCGGCGTGATGGTTTATAACCGTGACAATTCCGTGCTGCAGGCCGATACGCTGGCGCGTCTTTGCGACGAATGCCCGAACCTCGTCGGCTTCAAGGATGGCACCGGCGATATCGGCCTCGTGCGCCAGATCACCGCCAAGATGGGTGACCGTCTGATGTATCTCGGTGGCATGCCGACGGCGGAATTGTTTGCCGAAGCCTATCTCGGCGCTGGTTTCACCACCTATTCCTCGGCCGTGTTCAACTTCGTGCCGGGTCTTGCCAATGAGTTCTACGCCGCCCTGCGTGCCGGCGAGCGCGCCACCTGCGAACGCATTCTCGTTGATTTCTTCTATCCGTTCATGGCGATCCGTAACCGCGCCAAGGGTTATGCCGTCTCCGCCGTCAAGGCCGGTGTTCGCCTGCAGGGCTTCAACGCCGGTCCGGTGCGCGCGCCGCTGAAGGATCTGACGAATGAGGAAATCGGCATGCTCGAAGCCCTGATCGGCACACACAAGCGCAAAGCCTGA
- a CDS encoding D-galactarolactone cycloisomerase: MKITAVRTHLLEHRLDTPFESASMRFDRRAHVLVEIECDDGTVGWGECLGPARPNAAVVQAYSGWLIGQDPRQTEKIWAVLYNALRDQGQRGLSLTALSGIDIALWDIKGKHYGASISMLLGGRWRESVRAYATGSFKRDNVDRVSDNASEMAERRAEGFHACKIKIGFGVEEDLRVIAAVREAIGPDMRLMIDANHGYTVTEAITLGDRAAGFGIDWFEEPVVPEQLDAYARVRAGQPIPVAGGETWHGRYGMWQALSAGAVDILQPDLCGCGGFSEIQKIATLATLHGVRIVPHVWGTGVQIAAALQFMAAMTPDPVRVNPIEPIMEFDRTHNPFRQAVLREPLEAVNGVVTIPDGPGLGIEINRDALTEFRMPDP; the protein is encoded by the coding sequence ATGAAAATCACGGCGGTGCGCACGCATCTGCTCGAACACCGGCTGGACACGCCGTTTGAAAGCGCATCCATGCGCTTCGACCGGCGGGCCCATGTTCTGGTGGAGATCGAATGTGATGACGGGACCGTCGGCTGGGGCGAATGCCTCGGCCCGGCGAGGCCCAACGCGGCCGTGGTTCAGGCTTACTCAGGCTGGCTCATCGGCCAGGATCCGCGCCAGACCGAAAAGATCTGGGCCGTGCTTTATAATGCCCTGCGCGATCAGGGCCAGCGCGGCCTCAGCCTCACGGCCTTGTCCGGTATCGATATCGCGCTCTGGGATATCAAGGGCAAGCATTACGGCGCTTCCATCTCGATGCTGCTTGGCGGGCGCTGGCGCGAAAGCGTGCGCGCCTATGCCACCGGCAGCTTCAAGCGCGACAACGTGGATCGCGTCTCCGACAATGCCTCCGAGATGGCGGAGCGCCGGGCGGAGGGTTTTCACGCCTGCAAGATCAAGATCGGTTTCGGTGTCGAAGAAGACCTCAGGGTCATTGCCGCGGTGCGTGAGGCGATCGGGCCGGATATGCGGCTGATGATCGACGCCAATCACGGTTATACCGTCACCGAGGCCATCACGCTCGGCGACCGTGCCGCCGGATTCGGCATCGACTGGTTCGAGGAGCCGGTTGTCCCGGAACAGCTTGATGCCTATGCCCGGGTGCGGGCCGGCCAGCCGATCCCGGTTGCGGGTGGCGAGACCTGGCACGGGCGTTATGGCATGTGGCAGGCGCTTTCCGCCGGTGCCGTGGATATTCTCCAGCCCGATCTCTGCGGCTGCGGCGGATTTTCCGAAATACAGAAGATCGCCACGCTGGCGACACTTCACGGCGTGCGCATCGTGCCGCATGTCTGGGGCACCGGCGTGCAGATTGCCGCCGCGTTGCAATTCATGGCAGCGATGACGCCTGACCCGGTGCGCGTGAACCCCATTGAGCCGATCATGGAATTTGACCGCACTCATAATCCGTTCCGCCAGGCCGTGCTGCGTGAGCCTCTCGAAGCGGTGAACGGCGTCGTTACCATTCCCGACGGGCCCGGTCTCGGCATCGAGATCAACCGCGATGCATTGACTGAATTCAGGATGCCAGACCCATGA
- a CDS encoding TRAP transporter small permease, whose product MRNFMRAIRPFLGALSHASLYIAGIGMIAMTLIVGWQVFARYILNDSPSWSEPLSLHLMSWFIMLGAAVGVRESVHLGLDILRYMMPPRVQKGMDLTSLALIFFFGAGMAWYGTSLSMGTWTATIPVLGWPGGTDFFPLIGGGFLIALFAAERFADLAIGEDIAADVIVQEAA is encoded by the coding sequence ATGCGAAATTTCATGCGGGCAATTCGCCCTTTTCTCGGCGCGCTCAGCCACGCGTCGCTTTATATTGCCGGTATCGGCATGATCGCCATGACGCTCATCGTCGGCTGGCAGGTCTTTGCCCGTTATATCCTCAATGATTCACCGAGCTGGTCGGAGCCGCTGTCGCTGCATCTCATGTCCTGGTTCATCATGCTGGGGGCAGCCGTTGGCGTGCGCGAAAGCGTGCATCTAGGGCTCGATATTCTGCGCTATATGATGCCGCCGCGCGTGCAGAAGGGCATGGACCTGACGAGCCTTGCGCTGATCTTCTTCTTCGGCGCGGGCATGGCCTGGTATGGCACCTCACTTTCCATGGGCACCTGGACGGCGACCATTCCGGTTCTCGGCTGGCCGGGCGGGACGGATTTCTTCCCGCTGATCGGTGGTGGTTTCCTCATCGCGCTGTTTGCAGCGGAACGTTTCGCCGATCTTGCCATCGGCGAGGACATCGCGGCTGACGTCATCGTGCAGGAGGCCGCATAA
- the kduI gene encoding 5-dehydro-4-deoxy-D-glucuronate isomerase, producing MLTVETRQAVNPDYAKTLDTEGLRRHFLANDMFRSGEIRLIYTHYDRFVMGGAVPNGAPLTLDKVEETKTPSFLDRREMGIVNIGETGTVSAGDETYTLNRGDVLYLGAGSRAVTFDGAGRFYITSCPAHRSLPAKLVSLADSKEVKLGATETSNKRTINQFIHPLVMESCQLVLGYTMLEDGSVWNTIPSHIHDRRMEAYLYFGMDEKSRVLHLMGEPQETRHLFISNEEGAISPPWSIHSGAGIGSYTFIWAMAGDNVDYTDMDFIQPGDLK from the coding sequence ATGCTGACCGTCGAAACCAGGCAGGCCGTGAACCCGGACTATGCAAAAACGCTGGATACCGAAGGGCTCCGCCGGCATTTCCTCGCCAACGACATGTTCCGTTCCGGTGAAATCAGGCTGATCTATACCCATTACGATCGTTTCGTCATGGGCGGTGCGGTGCCCAATGGCGCGCCACTGACGCTGGACAAGGTGGAAGAAACCAAGACGCCATCCTTCCTCGACCGGCGCGAGATGGGCATCGTCAATATAGGAGAAACCGGCACCGTCAGCGCCGGCGACGAGACCTACACGCTCAATCGCGGCGACGTGCTTTATCTCGGTGCGGGCAGCAGGGCTGTCACCTTCGATGGTGCTGGCCGGTTCTACATCACGTCCTGCCCGGCCCATCGCAGCCTGCCGGCAAAGCTTGTCAGCCTCGCTGACAGCAAGGAGGTCAAGCTCGGCGCGACCGAGACCTCCAACAAGCGCACCATCAACCAGTTCATCCATCCGCTGGTCATGGAAAGCTGCCAGCTGGTGCTGGGTTATACGATGCTGGAGGATGGCTCGGTCTGGAACACCATTCCTTCGCATATTCATGATCGCCGCATGGAGGCCTATCTCTATTTCGGTATGGATGAAAAGTCGCGCGTGCTGCATCTGATGGGCGAACCGCAGGAAACCCGCCATCTGTTCATTTCCAATGAAGAAGGCGCCATTTCGCCGCCCTGGTCGATCCATTCCGGTGCTGGCATCGGCTCTTACACCTTCATCTGGGCGATGGCCGGCGACAATGTTGATTATACCGACATGGACTTCATCCAGCCGGGGGATCTGAAATGA
- a CDS encoding TRAP transporter substrate-binding protein, with protein MKKIASMMCVAMGIALSGVSASAQEITLRSADIHPDGYPTVEAVKYMGELLAERSKGRIKIQVMNNSVLGGEKDTIEQTRFGVIDMNRVNAAPFNNLVKETTVLGLPFLFRSTEHMHNTVDGPIGDEVLAAFEPHGLIGLAFYDSGARSFYTTKKPIEKLADLKGLKIRVQQSDLWISMMQAFGANPTPMPMGEVYSSLETGVVDGAENNWPSYESARHYEVAKNYSLTEHSLNPEILVISKISYDKLSPEDQKLLRQAAKDSVGKMRELWSAREKASEEKVRAGGANVIKVNKEEFAAAMGPVYDKFVTDPKMKDLLERVKAVK; from the coding sequence ATGAAAAAGATTGCAAGCATGATGTGCGTCGCGATGGGGATCGCGCTGTCAGGTGTTTCCGCCAGCGCACAGGAAATCACCCTGCGCTCCGCCGATATCCACCCGGATGGTTATCCGACCGTCGAGGCCGTGAAATATATGGGCGAGTTGCTGGCTGAGCGCAGCAAGGGCCGCATCAAGATACAGGTGATGAACAATTCCGTTCTCGGCGGCGAGAAGGACACCATCGAGCAGACCCGCTTCGGCGTCATCGACATGAACCGCGTCAACGCCGCCCCCTTCAACAATCTGGTCAAGGAAACCACCGTTCTCGGCCTGCCTTTCCTGTTCCGTTCGACGGAGCACATGCATAACACCGTTGATGGCCCGATCGGTGATGAAGTTCTGGCGGCCTTCGAACCGCACGGCCTCATCGGTCTTGCCTTTTACGATTCCGGTGCACGTTCCTTCTACACCACCAAAAAGCCGATTGAAAAACTGGCGGACCTGAAGGGTCTTAAAATCCGCGTGCAGCAGTCGGATCTGTGGATTTCGATGATGCAGGCCTTTGGCGCCAACCCGACACCGATGCCGATGGGCGAGGTCTATTCCTCGCTGGAAACCGGTGTCGTCGACGGTGCCGAAAACAACTGGCCGTCCTACGAATCCGCTCGCCATTACGAGGTCGCGAAAAACTACTCGCTGACGGAACATTCCCTCAACCCGGAAATCCTCGTCATTTCCAAGATCTCCTATGACAAGCTCTCGCCGGAAGACCAGAAGCTGCTGCGCCAGGCGGCCAAGGATTCGGTCGGCAAGATGCGCGAACTCTGGAGTGCCCGCGAAAAAGCGTCGGAAGAAAAAGTCCGCGCCGGTGGCGCCAACGTCATCAAGGTCAACAAGGAGGAATTCGCTGCGGCGATGGGTCCGGTCTACGACAAGTTCGTCACCGACCCGAAGATGAAAGACCTTCTGGAACGGGTGAAAGCGGTCAAGTAA
- a CDS encoding TRAP transporter large permease: MAYTILFGVFTLLMLIGTPIAFCLGIASFATVLYLGLPPIVVFQQMNSGMNVFAMMAIPFFIFAGDLMVRGGIAHRLIRFAAGLVGHLRGGLGQVNIVASTLFGGISGSAVADASAVGGLMIPQMAKRGYDKDYAVNVTVNAAIIALMIPPSHNMILYSIAAGGNVSVADLFTAGIIPGLLLAAALMVTAYIVARRKGYPSEPFPGFSKLMYYLLASFPGILLIGIIFGGVRSGIFTATESSCIAVLYAFLVAMLVYRELNWDGFVEAVMGAVRTTAMVLLVIGTAASFGWLMAFLQVQTLMIAAISAISDNPIIVLLVINVILLLLGTFMDMAPMVIISTPVLLPVVKAFGIDPVHFGVVMILNAGIGLNTPPVGTVLFVGCAVGGITIREAMRTIWPFFGASIAVLLAVTYIPSLSLWLPSLFR, encoded by the coding sequence ATGGCTTACACCATTCTTTTCGGTGTCTTCACCCTGCTGATGCTGATCGGAACGCCGATCGCATTCTGCCTCGGCATCGCCTCCTTCGCCACGGTTCTTTATCTCGGCCTGCCGCCCATCGTGGTGTTCCAGCAGATGAATTCCGGCATGAATGTCTTTGCGATGATGGCGATCCCGTTCTTCATTTTCGCAGGGGACCTGATGGTGCGTGGCGGCATCGCCCATCGCCTCATCCGGTTTGCCGCCGGTCTCGTCGGGCACCTGCGTGGCGGTCTTGGCCAGGTCAATATCGTGGCCTCGACCCTGTTCGGCGGCATTTCCGGCTCGGCCGTCGCCGATGCTTCCGCCGTTGGCGGTTTGATGATCCCGCAAATGGCCAAGCGCGGTTACGACAAGGACTATGCCGTCAATGTCACCGTCAATGCCGCCATCATCGCGCTGATGATCCCGCCTTCGCACAACATGATCCTCTATTCGATCGCGGCGGGTGGCAATGTCTCGGTGGCCGATCTCTTCACCGCCGGCATCATTCCGGGTCTGCTGCTTGCTGCGGCGCTGATGGTGACGGCCTATATCGTCGCCCGGCGCAAAGGCTATCCGTCCGAGCCGTTCCCGGGTTTCTCCAAGCTGATGTATTATCTGCTGGCCTCGTTCCCCGGCATCCTGCTGATCGGCATCATCTTTGGCGGTGTGCGTTCGGGCATCTTCACCGCGACGGAAAGCTCGTGCATCGCCGTGCTCTATGCTTTCCTCGTCGCCATGCTGGTTTATCGCGAGCTGAACTGGGACGGTTTTGTGGAAGCTGTCATGGGTGCGGTCCGCACCACGGCCATGGTTCTGCTGGTCATCGGCACGGCGGCATCCTTCGGCTGGCTGATGGCCTTTCTGCAGGTTCAGACGTTGATGATTGCGGCAATCAGCGCGATTTCGGACAATCCGATCATCGTGCTGCTCGTCATCAACGTCATCCTGCTGCTGCTCGGCACCTTCATGGATATGGCGCCGATGGTCATCATCTCCACGCCGGTGCTTCTGCCTGTCGTGAAGGCCTTCGGCATCGACCCCGTGCATTTCGGCGTGGTGATGATCCTGAACGCCGGTATCGGCCTCAACACGCCGCCGGTGGGAACGGTGCTCTTTGTCGGCTGCGCGGTGGGCGGCATCACGATACGGGAGGCGATGCGGACGATCTGGCCGTTCTTCGGCGCCAGTATCGCCGTGCTGCTGGCTGTTACCTATATTCCGTCTCTGTCCCTGTGGTTGCCGTCACTGTTCCGGTAA
- a CDS encoding carbohydrate ABC transporter permease gives MTDIATLNDMQAARRARLRLLSTSVRYVLLFAVGLVMLYPLIWLVGASFKTNSEIFSGAGFIPENPTLDGYIRGWQTSTPYTFGRFFWNSFLIILPKVIGTAISCTMAAYAFARFDFPLKKILFGSVIAILLLPNVVTRIPQYILFRDLGWLDSFLPLWVPSAFAGDAFFVFMLVQFLRSLPSDMEEAARVDGANSLQALIYIVVPMLAPALISVCLFQFMWTMNDFLGPLIYLSSVDKYPVSLALKLSIDTTEAFEWNRILAMSVLTIAPALIVFFAAQRYFIEGISSGGVKG, from the coding sequence ATGACCGATATCGCAACCCTCAACGACATGCAGGCGGCCCGCCGGGCAAGGCTCAGGCTGCTCTCCACCTCTGTGCGCTACGTGCTTCTCTTCGCGGTCGGCCTCGTCATGCTTTATCCGCTGATCTGGCTGGTGGGCGCGAGCTTCAAGACCAATTCGGAAATCTTCTCCGGTGCCGGCTTCATCCCCGAAAACCCGACACTGGACGGCTATATTCGCGGCTGGCAAACCTCGACGCCCTATACATTTGGCCGGTTCTTCTGGAATTCCTTTCTGATCATCCTGCCGAAGGTCATCGGCACGGCGATTTCCTGCACCATGGCGGCCTATGCCTTTGCCCGCTTCGATTTTCCGCTGAAGAAAATCCTGTTTGGCTCGGTTATCGCCATTCTGCTTTTGCCGAATGTCGTCACCCGCATTCCGCAATATATCCTTTTCCGCGATCTCGGCTGGCTGGACAGTTTCCTGCCGCTCTGGGTGCCCTCGGCTTTTGCCGGTGATGCCTTCTTCGTCTTCATGCTGGTGCAGTTCCTGCGCTCGCTGCCATCGGACATGGAAGAGGCGGCCCGGGTGGATGGCGCCAATAGCCTGCAGGCACTCATCTACATCGTCGTACCGATGCTGGCGCCAGCGCTGATTTCGGTCTGCCTGTTCCAGTTCATGTGGACGATGAACGATTTCCTCGGGCCGCTGATCTACCTGTCCTCGGTCGACAAATATCCGGTGAGCCTTGCGCTCAAACTCTCCATCGACACCACCGAAGCCTTTGAATGGAACCGCATCCTGGCGATGTCGGTGCTGACGATCGCGCCCGCGCTGATCGTGTTCTTCGCGGCGCAACGGTATTTCATTGAAGGGATCTCGTCTGGCGGGGTCAAGGGCTGA